From Etheostoma cragini isolate CJK2018 unplaced genomic scaffold, CSU_Ecrag_1.0 ScbMSFa_2725, whole genome shotgun sequence, a single genomic window includes:
- the prkn gene encoding E3 ubiquitin-protein ligase parkin codes for MLDVSLFIFCLDAGRYSCGAGEGSNSTLFVFVVFVRYRCGPAVPVQLLPDASVLDLKELVGGQQGVPAQRLRVLFAGRELRDTHTLQGCDLTEQSTVHVVLPSSGSSSSPWGGEGPDRGLTRLDLSFSRLLSSSSLADILQDREEGGDRGGDRGGDQGGYEGGVQGGVQGGVQGGVQGGVQRGDKGRDQGGDHGGVQGGDQGGDQVKGVRPRSTFFVYCKRCSSVQPGKLRVCCRSCRHTTLVLSRGPSCWDDVLLRGRISGVCQSDGCQGNEAVRGRSVNMGDRLLFDLKSHPPEEDYRVLEHC; via the exons aTGCTGGACGTGTCCCTCTTCATCTTCTGTCTCGATGCTGGACGT TATTCGTGCGGTGCCGGTGAGGGCAGTAACAGTACTCTGTTTGTATTCGTAGTATTCGTGCGGTACCGGTGCGGGCCGGCGGTGCCGGTGCAGCTGCTCCCTGACGCCAGCGTCTTGGACCTAAAGGAGCTGGTGGGGGGGCAGCAGGGGGTCCCAGCCCAGAGACTCAGGGTCCTGTTCGCTGGGAGGGagctcagagacacacacaccctacag GGCTGTGACCTCACAGAACAGAGCACCGTCCATGTTGTCCTCCCTTCATcaggctcctcctcctcgccatgggggggggaggggccTGATAGAGGTCTGACCCGGCTGGATCTCTCCTTCTCAcgcctcctctcctcctccagcctcgcagacatcctgcaggacagggaggagggaggagaccGGGGAGGAGACCGGGGAGGAGACCAGGGAGGATACGAGGGAGGAGTCCAGGGAGGAGTCCAGGGAGGAGTCCAGGGAGGAGTCCAGGGAGGAGTCCAGCGAGGAGACAAGGGAAGAGACCAGGGAGGAGACCATGGAGGAGTCCAGGGAGGAGACCAGGGAGGAGACCAGGTGAAAG GCGTGCGTCCCCGCAGTACTTTCTTTGTGTACTGTAAGCGCTGCAGCTCGGTCCAGCCGGGGAAACTCCGAGTTTGTTGTAgaagctgcagacacacaacactGGTACTCAGCagg gGTCCGTCCTGTTGGGATGATGTCCTCCTCCGAGGTCGGATAAGCGGCGTATGTCAATCAGATGGTTGTCAAGGCAACGAGGCGGTAAGAGGGCGGAGCGTCAATATGGGCGACAGACTTCTCTTTGATCTCAAATCACaccctcct GAGGAGGACTACAGAGTTCTGGAACACTGTTGA